The following coding sequences lie in one Nitrospirota bacterium genomic window:
- a CDS encoding sigma-54-dependent Fis family transcriptional regulator has product MERIRKILIVDDEKIAMENLKHVMKKESYDVMSTQSGSHALKLLAENDFDVVLTDLKMESVDGMQILKRCKEQYPDTEVIIITGYATLESAVNTIKEGAFYYIAKPFRLDEVRKVVKEAMEKVLLKRENKALKEQIENITGRRRIITQSKSIEELLSTAHRVSPTDCNVLIIGESGTGKELFARFIHKNSTRSAGPFVGLNCSTLTGELLANELFGHERGAFTGATAVKKGLMEIAEDGTLFLDEITEMPPVMQAKLLRAIQEKEILRIGGTEPVTINARFIAATNRDLADSIKSGDFRQDLYYRLNVVTLHLPPLSERKDDIPLLSYYFLKKYASMFKKDIREISQEALDILMDYDFPGNVRELENIIERGVIMANGNILDEHHLPEDIRSLSIKTFRKKQGRILTLEEQEMAYIKWVLRELNGNKTIAAEALGLDRVSLWRKLKKYELSDSVE; this is encoded by the coding sequence ATGGAACGTATCCGGAAAATACTAATTGTAGATGATGAAAAAATAGCAATGGAAAACCTTAAACACGTAATGAAAAAGGAATCGTATGATGTGATGAGTACCCAAAGCGGCTCCCATGCACTTAAGCTTTTAGCTGAGAACGATTTCGATGTTGTCCTTACAGACTTAAAAATGGAATCTGTAGATGGAATGCAGATACTGAAAAGGTGTAAGGAACAGTATCCTGATACCGAGGTGATAATAATAACCGGTTATGCTACCCTTGAGTCGGCGGTAAATACAATAAAAGAGGGGGCTTTTTACTACATAGCAAAACCATTCAGACTGGATGAGGTACGAAAGGTAGTTAAAGAGGCGATGGAGAAGGTTTTACTTAAAAGAGAAAATAAGGCTTTGAAAGAGCAGATAGAAAATATCACAGGAAGAAGGCGGATAATAACTCAAAGCAAGAGCATAGAGGAACTGTTAAGTACGGCTCATCGGGTATCCCCAACAGACTGTAACGTTTTGATAATAGGGGAGAGCGGCACAGGAAAGGAGTTGTTTGCAAGGTTCATACATAAAAACAGCACAAGAAGTGCGGGACCGTTTGTAGGTCTCAATTGCAGCACACTTACCGGAGAGCTGCTTGCAAACGAACTTTTTGGCCACGAAAGAGGGGCATTTACAGGAGCCACTGCTGTCAAAAAGGGGCTCATGGAAATAGCAGAGGATGGGACACTGTTTTTGGATGAAATCACGGAGATGCCTCCTGTTATGCAGGCAAAGCTCTTGAGGGCTATTCAGGAAAAGGAGATTTTAAGGATAGGCGGCACCGAGCCGGTTACAATAAATGCAAGATTCATAGCGGCAACAAACAGAGATTTAGCCGATTCTATAAAAAGCGGGGATTTCCGCCAGGACCTGTACTATCGCCTGAATGTGGTAACTCTTCATTTACCACCCCTGAGTGAAAGAAAAGACGATATCCCGCTGCTTAGCTATTATTTCCTGAAGAAATACGCATCCATGTTTAAAAAGGACATAAGGGAAATCTCACAAGAGGCACTGGATATCTTAATGGATTACGATTTTCCTGGAAATGTAAGGGAACTTGAAAACATTATAGAGCGCGGCGTTATCATGGCAAACGGAAATATCCTCGATGAACATCATCTGCCGGAGGATATCCGTTCGCTTAGTATAAAAACCTTCAGGAAAAAGCAGGGACGAATTCTCACTCTTGAGGAACAGGAAATGGCCTACATTAAATGGGTGTTAAGAGAATTAAACGGCAACAAAACCATAGCCGCGGAAGCTCTTGGCCTTGACAGGGTGTCTCTTTGGCGAAAACTAAAAAAATACGAACTATCAGACAGTGTTGAGTAG
- a CDS encoding pyrophosphate--fructose-6-phosphate 1-phosphotransferase: protein MNMPKKVAMLTAGGLAPCLSAAVGGLIQRYTEISPKTEIIGFTNGYDGLLRKNFMTVNKKVREKAHVFYEFGGSPLGNSRVKLTNVKDCVKKGLVKEGQDPLKVAAENLKELGIEVLHTIGGDDTSLTAADLAKYLHDNGYELTVIGLPKTVDNDIVPIVQTLGAYTAAEHGANFFLNVAAESSANPRMLIVHEVMGRNCGYLTAKTAEVYHEKLKHLDYMDSFGLSKERYDVDAVLIPEVEYDIDKLAAYIDKKLTDNDCANIFISEGAGALGIVKELESKGLEVPRDAFGHVKLDKVNVGQWHADSLLSKANAGKTLVQKSGYYARAARPILQDLMLIKAMTDLAVEMAGKGIPGIIGHDEEKKGVLRCIEFTRIKGGKPFNAKLGWFTNLLKEIGQPDLK from the coding sequence ATGAACATGCCTAAAAAAGTAGCAATGCTGACGGCAGGCGGGCTTGCCCCTTGCTTAAGCGCAGCCGTGGGAGGTCTCATACAGCGTTATACGGAGATTTCCCCAAAAACGGAAATTATAGGATTTACCAACGGCTATGACGGACTTTTAAGAAAAAACTTTATGACCGTAAATAAGAAGGTGCGGGAAAAGGCGCATGTGTTTTATGAGTTTGGCGGCAGTCCGCTGGGTAACAGCCGGGTAAAACTCACAAATGTAAAAGATTGTGTAAAGAAAGGGCTTGTCAAAGAAGGACAGGATCCTCTTAAGGTAGCGGCAGAAAACCTTAAAGAGCTTGGCATCGAGGTGTTGCACACAATAGGCGGTGACGATACAAGTTTAACCGCTGCTGATTTGGCAAAGTACCTTCATGACAACGGCTATGAGCTTACTGTAATCGGTCTCCCCAAAACTGTTGATAACGACATCGTGCCAATAGTTCAAACTCTGGGCGCTTACACCGCAGCCGAGCATGGCGCTAATTTCTTTCTAAACGTTGCAGCAGAGTCATCGGCAAACCCCCGTATGCTCATCGTGCACGAGGTTATGGGGCGTAACTGCGGATACCTGACAGCTAAGACAGCCGAGGTATACCACGAAAAACTAAAGCATCTGGATTATATGGATTCTTTTGGGCTTTCAAAAGAAAGATACGACGTTGATGCCGTTTTAATCCCAGAGGTGGAATACGACATTGATAAACTGGCCGCTTATATAGATAAAAAACTCACTGACAACGACTGTGCCAACATATTTATCTCAGAGGGGGCAGGGGCTCTTGGTATAGTTAAGGAGCTTGAGTCAAAAGGACTTGAGGTACCGCGGGATGCATTTGGCCATGTTAAACTTGATAAAGTAAATGTAGGCCAATGGCACGCCGACTCATTGCTATCTAAGGCAAATGCCGGTAAAACCCTTGTGCAAAAAAGCGGCTACTATGCAAGAGCAGCACGTCCAATCCTACAAGACCTGATGCTGATTAAAGCCATGACTGACCTTGCCGTAGAGATGGCTGGAAAGGGCATCCCGGGGATTATCGGCCACGACGAGGAGAAAAAGGGAGTGCTGCGCTGCATTGAGTTTACACGCATTAAAGGCGGCAAACCGTTTAATGCAAAATTAGGCTGGTTTACTAATCTGCTTAAAGAAATCGGTCAGCCAGATCTTAAATAA
- a CDS encoding type II toxin-antitoxin system RelE/ParE family toxin, with protein MGDYSITLTRSARKELESFDEPLVLRIFLKIESLAKEPRPKGCVKLKGNNHLWRIRIEDYRVIYSIDDFNTALDVIAIRHRSKVYR; from the coding sequence TTGGGTGATTACTCTATTACGCTTACTCGCTCAGCCCGTAAAGAACTTGAATCTTTTGACGAACCACTCGTCTTACGGATATTCCTTAAGATAGAGTCGCTGGCAAAAGAACCACGGCCAAAAGGCTGCGTCAAACTAAAAGGTAACAATCACCTTTGGCGTATCCGTATAGAAGACTATAGGGTTATCTATTCGATAGACGACTTCAATACAGCACTGGATGTAATTGCCATCAGGCACAGAAGTAAAGTATATAGATAA